In Catharus ustulatus isolate bCatUst1 chromosome 36, bCatUst1.pri.v2, whole genome shotgun sequence, a genomic segment contains:
- the LOC117009780 gene encoding uncharacterized protein C6orf136 homolog encodes MRSRLRVTFPRSAHARCAHGGKRARRRAGAERAPGVRGRGGGSATGDSDQRDGVAAMYRHVTATVTAAVRLRPGRAWAPAAAAAAGSVPPRRRYRARPQDLEPPLGPCPTLALLPPPRCPQPRPPWSPPRGLEGLGGPVTTVDGRREDDIDVRDPPRLLLGHPPGPSPDTPGTPPGPRPNPPSMEEHLATMHEKLRHELPNFFLKIPDYSLYAPDVEFQFQHFHLHTRGRPMYAVAVAVCRALAWGYFASLRLEVLALTRHPEDWSVRARWRLTGLPLHLLLLRWYRRDKRTLLRSYDAISTFFLNSQGLIRCHRVDKLMPAPTAVPEPKKLLVAAALALALSRP; translated from the exons ATGCGCAGCCGGCTCCGGGTCACCTTCCCGCGCTCCGCGCATGCGCGCTGCGCTCACGGGGGGAAGCGCGCGCGGCGCCGCGCAGGCGCGGAACGAGCGCCCGGcgtgaggggaagaggaggcgGCAGCGCCACCGGCGATAGCGACCAGCGGGACGGGGTGGCCGCCATGTACCGGCACGTCACCGCCACCGTCACCGCCGCCGTCCGCCTCCGGCCCGGCCGCGCCTGGGCCCCGGCAGCGGCTGCAGCGGCCGGGTCGgtcccgccgcgccgccgctaCCGAGCGCGGCCGCAG GACCTGGAGCCCCCGCTGGGACCCTGCCCCacgctggccctgctgcccccccctcgctgtccccagccccggccccccTGGAGCCCTCCccgggggctggaggggctcgGGGGTCCGGTCACCACCGTGGACGGGCGGCGTGAGGACGACATCGATgtcagggaccccccccggctgctgctgggacaccccccgggaccctccccggacacccccgggacccctccggGACCCCGGCCCAACCCCCCCTCCATGGAGGAGCACCTGGCCACCATGCACGAGAAACTGCGGCACGAG ctcccaAATTTCTTCCTGAAGATCCCGGATTATTCCCTGTACGCCCCCGACGTGGAGTTCCAGTTCCAGCACTTTCACCTGCACACGCG gggccgTCCCATGTACGCGGTGGCCGTGGCTGTGTGCAGGGCGCTGGCCTGGGGTTACTTTGCCAGCCtgaggctggaggtgctggcGCTGACGCGGCACCCCGAGGACTGGAGCGTGCGGGCGCGGTGGCGCCTGACGGGGCTGCccctgcacctgctgctgctgcgctgGTACAGGAGGGACAAACGGACCCTGCTCAG gtcCTACGACGCCATCTCCACCTTCTTCCTCAACTCCCAGGGCCTCATCCGCTGCCACCGCGTGGACAAG ctgATGCCAGCCCCCACGGCCGTCCCCGAGCCCAAGAAGCTGCTGGTGGCCGCGGCGCTGGCCCTGGCGCTGAGCCGGCCCTGA